Genomic DNA from Pseudodesulfovibrio senegalensis:
TCCGGGAGATGGTGATCCAGAATCGGGAACTGCAGCGCAATCTCGGCAAGCTCGAGGAAACCAACGCCCAGCTGCGTCAGCTTCTGGAGAACGTGACCGCCGACAGGGAGCGCACGGAGAGCAACGCGTTCTACCGTGTTTCCGAAAGCATCGCCCCGTACCTGCAGGCGCTCAAATGCCAGGAACCATCGGAGCAGACAGCCAAGCTGGCGGACAACATCGAAACCGCCATCCTCAATTACAAGCCCCGTCTCGACCGCAAGCTCTACCGGCTCAATCCTGCGCTTTCCGCGCGGGAACGGCGTGTGGCCCATCTCATTGTTGAGGGCAAAACCTCGCAGGAGATCGCCGATATCGTGGAGAAGTCCGTGAAAACCGTGGAGTATTACCGCTCGTCACTGCGCAAGAAATTGGGATTGTGCGGCCGCAGGGTCAGCCTGCGGACCTTTTTGGTCAGCTAGGCGTTTCGTCCTTTTTCGCCCAGACGCGCAGGGCCGTACGGACGACCGCCTGCATCACGGGGTCGGATTCGCGGCGGCGCAGGTGCGCAAAGCACAGGTTCAGGCTGATGCCCTCCAATTCCCTGTAGCGCACCTCGTGCCCTTCATGGCCGGAACGGTTGGCGGCCGCTATTTCGTCCTCGCGCAAAAGCGCCATGCCTTTGCCCGAGGCCACCAGCACCTTGGTGACCTCGTCACCGTCCACTTCCGTGGTTTTGGCTATCTTGAGGCCGTTGGCGTCGAACAGGCGGTCCAGCAATGATTGGCACGGACAGTCCTTGGCCGTGTGGATCCACGGCACATGGGCCAGCCGTTCCATGGGCGCGCTGCCCACTTCCTCCTCCCAGCTTGCCGGGTATGCCCCGTAGAATTGCGTTTCCAGCAGGGGAATGGCCACGATGTCCCGGGTTCGCGGTTCGCCGAAAATGAACCCTCCGTCCAGCGTGCCGCTTTTGAGCTCTTCCTGTATGGCGCCGCTGGAACTCTGCACGAATTGCAGGTTCAGGCCCGGATGGACATCGGCCAGCGTTGTGATGAGCGGCACGACGCGCAGGAATTCCGCGTCCGTGTTCAGGCCCAGGCGCACATCCCCCACCAGCTGTTTGCTCAACACCTGTGCCTCGCGTCTGAGGTCTTCGGCACCCTTGAGGATGTTTGCGGCGCGATCGCGCAGCCTGCGGCCGGTTTCGGTCAGGCGCATGCCCCGTGGGGTGCGCAGGAACAGGGGCACGCCCAGTTCCCTTTCCAGCGCCTTGATGTGCGAACTGACCGTGGGCTGGCTGGCGAAAAGCCGTTCCGCGGCCCGGGTCAGGTGGCCCTCTTCGGCCACGATCACGAAAG
This window encodes:
- a CDS encoding helix-turn-helix transcriptional regulator: MDTRSIPDEMSFDRCDLSIAEFCFSVMDAVQALVAYVDRACTYRYVNKAYSRLFNKPLHGCLGAHVSEVVGDAVFDGEVGAELLRCIRNGEQCSFEGWASFPRVGEYYMDIRYFPHIVEGKVLGAAIIAHDMTDKKAMIREMVIQNRELQRNLGKLEETNAQLRQLLENVTADRERTESNAFYRVSESIAPYLQALKCQEPSEQTAKLADNIETAILNYKPRLDRKLYRLNPALSARERRVAHLIVEGKTSQEIADIVEKSVKTVEYYRSSLRKKLGLCGRRVSLRTFLVS
- a CDS encoding LysR family transcriptional regulator: MELYQLRTFVIVAEEGHLTRAAERLFASQPTVSSHIKALERELGVPLFLRTPRGMRLTETGRRLRDRAANILKGAEDLRREAQVLSKQLVGDVRLGLNTDAEFLRVVPLITTLADVHPGLNLQFVQSSSGAIQEELKSGTLDGGFIFGEPRTRDIVAIPLLETQFYGAYPASWEEEVGSAPMERLAHVPWIHTAKDCPCQSLLDRLFDANGLKIAKTTEVDGDEVTKVLVASGKGMALLREDEIAAANRSGHEGHEVRYRELEGISLNLCFAHLRRRESDPVMQAVVRTALRVWAKKDETPS